A genomic window from Candidatus Kouleothrix ribensis includes:
- a CDS encoding ABC transporter permease, producing MQDLIRGIEQALALLIQGDGETWQIIALSLRVSGLALLISALLGIPLGAYLGLQKFPGHGLAVALIYTGMGFPPVVIGLLVYLLLSRAGPLGFLGWLFSPSAMVLAQTIISFPLVAGFTMSAVAGVDPALRLQLRSLGASTTQATRAILWEARAGVIVSVIAGFGGIISEVGAVMLVGGNIEGSTRVLTTAIVLETRKGNFDVALALAFVLLGIVFLINLLVLRMQGRLA from the coding sequence ATGCAAGATCTCATACGCGGCATCGAGCAAGCCCTGGCGCTGCTCATCCAGGGCGATGGCGAAACCTGGCAGATTATCGCGCTTTCGCTGCGCGTCTCGGGGCTGGCCTTGCTGATCAGCGCGCTGCTCGGCATTCCGCTGGGCGCCTACCTGGGCCTCCAGAAGTTCCCTGGGCACGGCCTGGCTGTTGCGCTGATCTACACCGGCATGGGCTTCCCGCCGGTAGTGATCGGCCTGCTGGTGTACCTGTTGCTCTCGCGGGCCGGGCCGCTGGGCTTTCTGGGCTGGTTGTTCAGCCCGAGCGCCATGGTGCTGGCCCAGACGATCATCAGCTTTCCGCTTGTGGCCGGCTTCACCATGTCGGCGGTGGCGGGGGTCGATCCGGCGCTGCGGCTTCAGCTTCGATCGCTGGGCGCCTCGACTACCCAGGCTACGCGCGCGATCCTGTGGGAGGCGCGCGCTGGCGTGATCGTCTCGGTGATCGCCGGTTTCGGCGGGATCATCTCTGAGGTTGGCGCGGTGATGCTGGTGGGCGGCAATATCGAAGGCTCGACGCGCGTGCTGACTACGGCGATCGTGCTGGAGACCCGCAAAGGCAACTTCGATGTGGCATTGGCGTTGGCCTTTGTGCTGCTCGGGATCGTGTTTCTGATCAATCTACTGGTGTTGCGCATGCAGGGCAGGCTCGCGTGA
- a CDS encoding substrate-binding domain-containing protein, whose amino-acid sequence MLRRLRALVVPVALLLAGCGGAAAPAGSTAPTPPAAAATAPAAAATTAPAPTAANTLRLATTTSTADTGLLDAILPDFERQYNAKVEVVAVGTGQALKIGASGDADVVLVHARKQEDAFVKAGDGINRRDVMYNDFVIVGPSNDPAGIKGMAKAADAFKAIAAKAATFDSRGDNSGTNTKELSIWASTGMTPTAELNWYKPLGQGMGETLITANEQQAYTLSDRGTYLATRAKLPNLVILVGGDSVDTNQDKTLLNPYGVILVNPAKHPGVNAALAEQFAAWLTSPEVQAKIGVYGQDKFGQALFVPGKAL is encoded by the coding sequence ATGCTACGCCGCTTACGTGCCCTGGTCGTGCCGGTTGCGCTGCTGCTCGCCGGCTGTGGCGGCGCTGCGGCGCCGGCCGGATCGACGGCGCCAACCCCACCGGCCGCCGCTGCTACCGCGCCGGCAGCGGCGGCAACCACCGCCCCCGCGCCCACGGCTGCCAACACGCTGCGGTTAGCCACCACCACCAGCACCGCCGACACCGGCCTGCTAGACGCGATCTTGCCCGATTTTGAGCGCCAGTACAACGCCAAGGTCGAGGTAGTTGCGGTTGGTACCGGGCAGGCGCTCAAGATCGGCGCGAGCGGCGACGCCGATGTCGTGCTGGTTCACGCGCGCAAACAAGAGGATGCGTTTGTCAAAGCCGGCGACGGCATCAACCGGCGCGATGTCATGTACAACGACTTCGTGATCGTCGGCCCGAGTAACGACCCGGCCGGCATCAAGGGCATGGCCAAGGCCGCCGACGCGTTCAAGGCGATTGCCGCCAAAGCCGCAACGTTCGACTCGCGCGGCGATAACAGCGGCACAAACACCAAAGAGCTAAGCATCTGGGCCAGCACCGGCATGACCCCCACCGCCGAGTTGAACTGGTATAAGCCGCTTGGGCAGGGCATGGGCGAGACATTGATCACCGCGAATGAGCAGCAGGCCTACACGCTCAGCGACCGCGGCACCTACCTGGCCACACGCGCCAAGCTGCCCAACCTGGTGATTCTCGTCGGCGGTGACTCAGTCGATACAAATCAGGACAAGACCCTGCTCAACCCGTATGGGGTCATTCTGGTCAACCCGGCCAAGCATCCTGGCGTCAATGCGGCGCTGGCCGAGCAGTTTGCGGCCTGGCTGACCAGCCCCGAGGTGCAGGCGAAGATCGGCGTGTACGGCCAGGACAAATTCGGCCAGGCGTTGTTTGTGCCCGGCAAGGCCCTGTAG
- a CDS encoding GntR family transcriptional regulator yields MISIELATSATPIYQQIILQVKAACSRGDLTPGERLPTVHELAAQLGINRNTVAHAYHALHADGVIVSRPGRGTHVAESGATGVAGYERLRQQIEPAIHDALASGVSPPAVEALVQHTIQHWQAFAQPGLSNAGDQQLVRCLGSHDFCLDLLARQLHMADPHLRLVWKPIGSTAGLLAVGRNEADLAGVHLFDPATGEYNRPIVNRMFPPQTIRLVTLVHREQGLIVRRGNPLNLRQAVDLVQPGVRFASRQPGSGTRVLLDHLLSLHGLTFAQLGQPARELTTHLAVAAAVAAGAADAGLGVRAAAQAFDLGFVPLTLERYDLAFRTADESTPWLAALLEALASPAFRTDIETLAGYDGSRTAWMN; encoded by the coding sequence ATGATTTCGATCGAGTTGGCCACATCAGCGACCCCGATCTACCAGCAGATCATTCTGCAGGTTAAAGCGGCCTGTTCTCGTGGCGATCTCACACCCGGCGAGCGGCTGCCGACCGTCCACGAGCTGGCGGCGCAGCTCGGGATCAACCGCAACACAGTGGCCCACGCCTACCATGCGCTGCATGCCGATGGGGTGATCGTCAGCCGGCCCGGCCGCGGCACGCACGTGGCCGAATCGGGCGCTACGGGCGTGGCTGGGTACGAACGCCTGCGCCAGCAGATCGAGCCGGCCATCCACGATGCGCTGGCCAGCGGCGTATCGCCGCCGGCAGTAGAGGCGCTCGTCCAACACACCATCCAGCACTGGCAAGCATTCGCACAGCCGGGCCTTTCTAATGCGGGCGATCAGCAGCTGGTGCGTTGCCTGGGCAGCCACGATTTCTGCCTCGATCTGCTCGCCCGCCAGCTGCATATGGCCGATCCGCACTTGCGCCTGGTCTGGAAGCCGATCGGCAGCACCGCCGGCCTGCTGGCGGTCGGCCGTAACGAGGCCGATCTGGCCGGCGTCCATCTGTTCGATCCGGCGACGGGCGAGTACAACCGGCCGATCGTGAACCGCATGTTCCCGCCGCAGACCATCCGGCTGGTGACGTTGGTGCATCGCGAGCAAGGGCTGATCGTGCGGCGCGGTAACCCGCTGAACCTGCGCCAGGCGGTCGATCTGGTCCAGCCCGGCGTGCGCTTTGCTTCACGGCAGCCAGGCTCGGGCACGCGCGTGCTGCTCGATCATCTGCTCAGCCTGCACGGCCTGACATTCGCACAGCTCGGCCAGCCGGCCCGCGAGCTGACGACGCACCTTGCAGTCGCGGCAGCGGTCGCCGCTGGCGCCGCCGATGCCGGGCTAGGCGTGCGCGCGGCCGCGCAGGCGTTCGATCTCGGCTTCGTGCCGCTGACATTAGAGCGCTATGATCTGGCCTTTCGCACGGCCGACGAAAGTACACCCTGGCTGGCCGCACTGCTCGAGGCGCTGGCCTCGCCGGCTTTCCGCACCGATATTGAGACCCTGGCAGGCTACGACGGCTCGCGTACGGCCTGGATGAATTGA
- a CDS encoding aldehyde ferredoxin oxidoreductase family protein, with product MTLGGYANRIAHVDLTSRAVEYKPIPEDWALKYIGARGLGVRYLLENGPQVEPLAPDNLLCFMNGPLTGTDANMSGRMAIVTKSPLTGTVTDSHHGGWSAARMRWAGFDGLIFKGKADKPVYAYVHDGEIEILDASEVWGKGVHDTVRFFRERYGEKDLTVIAIGPGGENQVRFACWVNENDRASGRGGTGCVGGSKNLKAVVVKAAKKLPKAANAEAWKPAHKRALAVIMDEQNITSPRKGGLSVYGTNVLMNITNTMGALPTKNSQTTSFGADGEKISGEYVNDNILVDNPTCHACPVACKKEVEIKEGPWKGLRMESVEYEPAWSVGANCGNNDVNTVAKLIDMCNDYGLDAIEIGHPLSAYMEATEKGYTNGDGGLAWGDIHGMVEATRKIAYREGIGNVLAEGVVPTATHFGHPELAMAVKGQGIPAYDPRGLKGMGIGYATSNRGACHLRAYTPAAELGVMPFGSLKVDPLAWKGKGELAKIFQDVHAFSDSLDLCKFSAFAQGADEYAAQYAAYVGVAFTPEDVLKTGERIYNLERYYNNLAGLREGSDYLPDRFTKEPSTMPGSEGHVCELDLMLEEYYAARGWQNGVVPEAKLKELGIIE from the coding sequence ATGACACTCGGCGGATATGCAAACCGAATTGCTCATGTGGATCTGACATCGCGTGCGGTGGAGTACAAACCGATCCCGGAGGACTGGGCGCTGAAGTACATCGGTGCGCGCGGCCTGGGTGTGCGCTACCTGCTCGAGAACGGCCCGCAGGTCGAGCCGCTCGCGCCCGACAACCTGCTGTGCTTCATGAATGGGCCGCTCACCGGCACCGATGCGAACATGAGCGGGCGTATGGCGATCGTCACCAAGTCGCCACTGACCGGCACCGTCACCGACAGCCACCACGGCGGATGGTCGGCGGCGCGCATGCGCTGGGCCGGGTTCGACGGCCTGATCTTCAAAGGCAAGGCCGACAAGCCGGTCTACGCGTATGTTCACGACGGCGAGATCGAGATCCTGGATGCCTCGGAGGTGTGGGGCAAGGGCGTGCATGACACAGTGCGGTTCTTCAGGGAGCGCTATGGCGAAAAGGACCTGACGGTGATCGCGATCGGGCCGGGCGGCGAGAACCAGGTGCGCTTCGCCTGCTGGGTCAACGAGAACGACCGCGCCAGCGGCCGCGGCGGCACCGGCTGCGTGGGTGGCAGCAAGAACCTGAAGGCCGTGGTCGTCAAGGCCGCCAAGAAGCTGCCGAAGGCCGCCAACGCAGAGGCCTGGAAGCCGGCCCACAAGCGTGCCCTGGCGGTGATCATGGACGAGCAGAACATCACCAGCCCGCGCAAGGGCGGCCTGTCGGTCTATGGCACCAATGTGCTGATGAACATCACCAACACCATGGGCGCGCTGCCGACCAAAAACAGCCAGACGACCTCTTTTGGCGCCGATGGCGAGAAGATCAGCGGCGAGTATGTCAACGACAACATCCTGGTCGACAACCCGACCTGCCATGCCTGCCCGGTGGCCTGCAAGAAAGAGGTTGAGATCAAGGAAGGCCCCTGGAAGGGCCTGCGCATGGAGAGCGTCGAGTACGAGCCGGCCTGGTCGGTTGGCGCCAACTGCGGCAACAACGATGTCAATACGGTGGCCAAGCTGATCGACATGTGCAACGACTACGGCCTGGACGCGATCGAGATCGGCCATCCGCTGTCGGCCTACATGGAGGCCACCGAGAAGGGCTACACCAACGGCGACGGCGGCCTGGCCTGGGGCGACATCCACGGTATGGTCGAGGCCACCCGCAAGATCGCCTATCGCGAGGGCATCGGCAATGTGTTGGCCGAGGGCGTTGTGCCGACGGCCACGCACTTCGGCCACCCCGAGCTGGCCATGGCGGTCAAGGGCCAGGGCATTCCGGCCTACGACCCGCGTGGCCTGAAGGGCATGGGCATTGGCTATGCCACCAGCAACCGCGGCGCATGCCACCTGCGGGCCTACACGCCGGCAGCCGAGCTGGGCGTGATGCCATTCGGCTCGCTCAAGGTCGACCCGCTGGCGTGGAAGGGTAAGGGCGAGCTGGCCAAGATCTTCCAGGACGTGCATGCCTTCTCCGACAGCCTCGACCTGTGCAAGTTCAGCGCGTTCGCCCAGGGCGCCGACGAGTACGCCGCACAGTATGCGGCATACGTCGGCGTGGCATTCACACCCGAGGATGTGCTCAAGACCGGCGAGCGGATCTACAACCTGGAGCGCTACTACAACAACCTGGCCGGCCTGCGCGAGGGCAGCGACTACCTGCCCGATCGCTTCACCAAAGAGCCTTCGACCATGCCTGGCTCGGAAGGCCATGTCTGCGAGCTAGATCTGATGCTCGAGGAGTACTACGCGGCCCGCGGCTGGCAGAACGGCGTAGTGCCCGAGGCCAAGCTGAAGGAACTCGGCATCATCGAGTAG
- a CDS encoding MoaD/ThiS family protein → MQINFYATLRQIVGGRTVTFDMEPGITVRELIDGVVTRFPPLRVQLLDNNGNLYSHVHVFINGRDAPYLPNSVETTIAPGDTIDIFPATAGG, encoded by the coding sequence ATGCAGATCAACTTCTATGCCACGCTGCGCCAGATTGTCGGCGGGCGCACCGTCACGTTCGATATGGAGCCTGGCATCACGGTGCGCGAGCTGATCGACGGCGTTGTGACGCGCTTTCCGCCGCTGCGCGTCCAGCTGCTCGACAACAACGGCAACCTGTACTCGCACGTCCACGTGTTCATCAACGGCCGCGACGCCCCATACCTGCCGAATAGCGTTGAGACGACGATCGCGCCGGGCGATACGATCGACATCTTCCCGGCCACGGCGGGTGGGTAG
- a CDS encoding DUF1952 domain-containing protein has protein sequence MAHVTHDLRSIPLWLLRDYLVDLGGQIEPDGDVAGQGWRGRLTRLEDFRIGSLRVGEVRLEISGEAEAIARLEQALWPKLLRAGG, from the coding sequence ATGGCGCATGTAACCCACGATCTGCGCAGCATCCCGCTGTGGCTGCTGCGCGACTACCTGGTCGATCTGGGAGGCCAGATCGAGCCTGACGGCGATGTCGCCGGCCAGGGCTGGCGAGGAAGGCTGACACGGCTCGAAGATTTTCGGATTGGCTCGCTGCGGGTTGGCGAGGTGCGGCTGGAGATCAGCGGGGAGGCCGAGGCAATCGCCCGGCTCGAGCAGGCGCTGTGGCCAAAGCTCTTGCGCGCCGGCGGCTAA
- a CDS encoding ferredoxin family protein produces MAYVIAEPCIGTKDAACVAVCPVDCIYEGDDQYYINPDECIDCGACEPECPVSAIFAEDAVPEQWASFTEKNKAFFG; encoded by the coding sequence ATGGCCTATGTAATCGCCGAGCCGTGCATCGGCACCAAGGATGCCGCCTGCGTGGCGGTCTGCCCGGTCGACTGTATCTACGAGGGCGACGACCAGTACTACATCAACCCCGACGAGTGCATCGACTGCGGGGCCTGCGAGCCAGAGTGCCCGGTCAGCGCGATCTTCGCCGAAGATGCAGTGCCCGAGCAGTGGGCTAGCTTTACTGAGAAGAACAAAGCCTTCTTCGGGTAA
- a CDS encoding ferredoxin family protein: protein MAFVIAEPCIGVKDASCVAVCPVDCIYEGDDQYYINPDECIDCGACEPECPVEAIFAEDAVPEQWASFTEKNKVFFNT, encoded by the coding sequence ATGGCTTTCGTCATCGCCGAGCCGTGTATTGGCGTCAAAGACGCGTCGTGCGTGGCAGTTTGCCCGGTCGACTGCATTTACGAGGGCGACGACCAGTATTACATCAACCCCGACGAGTGCATCGACTGCGGGGCCTGCGAGCCAGAGTGCCCGGTCGAGGCGATCTTCGCCGAAGATGCGGTGCCCGAGCAGTGGGCCAGCTTTACCGAGAAGAACAAGGTGTTCTTCAACACCTAG
- a CDS encoding Crp/Fnr family transcriptional regulator, producing the protein MKCRTQQHEQAAQSVISPHELGEIAFFANLDEQTLADIARKVLRCEYRPGEYIMLEGEQPPGLFFVRRGRVRLSRTAPDGREQVLAMVGVGENFNAVPLFDDHPNPSTARAMSPVHCLLLPRGDLLALIRKHPDLALAALRELAGELRDLVVLVEDLAFRSVRERMARQLLHEAGEGAAVLTHQELAERTGTVREIAGRALRQLAQEGLVRLERGRVIVLDRAGLARIVDG; encoded by the coding sequence GTGAAATGTCGCACGCAACAGCATGAGCAAGCTGCCCAATCTGTGATATCACCACATGAACTCGGCGAGATCGCCTTTTTCGCTAACCTAGATGAGCAAACGTTAGCGGATATTGCGCGCAAGGTTCTGCGCTGCGAATACCGCCCTGGCGAGTATATTATGCTCGAGGGCGAGCAGCCGCCAGGGCTGTTCTTCGTACGCCGCGGCCGCGTGCGCCTGTCGCGCACTGCTCCCGATGGCCGCGAGCAGGTGCTGGCGATGGTTGGCGTCGGTGAGAATTTCAACGCCGTGCCGCTGTTCGACGATCACCCCAACCCCAGCACCGCCCGCGCTATGAGTCCCGTCCACTGCCTGCTGCTGCCGCGCGGCGACCTGCTGGCGCTGATTCGCAAGCACCCCGACCTGGCGCTGGCTGCGCTGCGCGAGCTGGCCGGCGAGCTGCGCGACCTGGTGGTGCTGGTCGAAGATCTGGCCTTCCGCTCGGTGCGCGAGCGCATGGCCCGCCAGCTGCTGCACGAGGCCGGCGAGGGCGCGGCGGTGCTGACGCATCAAGAGCTGGCCGAGCGCACCGGCACCGTGCGCGAGATCGCCGGGCGGGCGCTGCGCCAGCTGGCCCAGGAGGGGCTGGTGCGCCTCGAGCGCGGCCGCGTGATCGTGCTCGACCGCGCCGGCCTCGCGCGTATCGTCGATGGCTAA
- a CDS encoding M1 family metallopeptidase: MRRQLTLLCSIAILVACSATPAPTALPTPAAVAPTSAPSPTAPPTSAPSPTTTPSPTSAPSPTSAPSPTSTPSPTALPLADAPLNPQDQAAALRPEFVGDLARAGEWNRYTISAEIDPDARTLIGRMRLEYTNRDGVALDRLYFHLYPNLPDFGGRLEVRQVQADGAGAEVVYEARRYLLRVNLPQPLAPGARTTIVIAWSTSAPENASQRLYGAFNKEAGVLALASAYPIVAVVRGGQWDIGRPDPQGDFVNSETALYDVTLRAPGDWLVLTTGRVIDRSDQAGTAVLRIVSGPQRDFMIALTQLEVATAEVAGTQINSYYRADDRGAGQSALQAAANALSAFNKRYGPYPLRELDVVEIAAGTFLGVEYPGLIAIEQSLYASGDGLEITVAHEVGHQWWYSQVGNDVQTSSWLDEALASYSQIVYQEEIYGPAAAAQELEGFRQRYRRVLAQGLDAPAQQPNSAFRGNYVTLVYGKAVLFFQAMRAQIGDAAFDRFLHDYYASQRYNYVNGDTLRATAEASCACDLRQLYDDWITRAVPLEVP, encoded by the coding sequence ATGCGACGACAGCTGACACTGCTATGCAGCATAGCGATACTGGTAGCGTGTAGTGCCACGCCGGCACCCACCGCGCTGCCCACGCCGGCGGCAGTGGCGCCGACCAGCGCACCCAGCCCGACTGCGCCACCGACCAGCGCACCCAGCCCGACCACCACACCCAGCCCGACCAGCGCACCCAGCCCGACCAGCGCACCCAGCCCGACCAGCACACCCAGCCCGACTGCGCTGCCGCTGGCGGATGCACCGCTGAACCCGCAAGACCAGGCGGCGGCGCTGCGGCCCGAGTTCGTGGGCGACCTGGCGCGCGCAGGCGAGTGGAACCGCTACACAATCAGCGCCGAGATCGACCCGGATGCGCGCACGCTGATCGGCCGGATGCGCCTGGAATACACCAACCGCGACGGCGTGGCGCTCGATCGGCTATACTTCCACCTGTACCCGAACCTGCCCGACTTCGGCGGGCGGCTGGAGGTGCGGCAGGTGCAGGCCGACGGCGCCGGCGCCGAGGTGGTATACGAAGCCCGCCGCTACCTGCTGCGGGTGAACCTGCCGCAGCCGCTCGCGCCCGGCGCGCGCACCACGATCGTAATCGCGTGGAGCACCAGCGCGCCCGAGAATGCCAGCCAGCGGCTGTATGGCGCATTCAACAAAGAGGCCGGCGTGCTGGCGCTGGCCTCGGCCTACCCGATCGTGGCAGTCGTGCGCGGCGGGCAGTGGGACATTGGCCGGCCCGACCCGCAGGGCGACTTCGTGAATAGCGAGACTGCGCTGTACGACGTGACGCTGCGTGCGCCGGGCGACTGGCTGGTGCTGACGACCGGCCGGGTGATCGACCGGAGCGACCAGGCCGGCACAGCGGTGCTGCGGATCGTGAGCGGGCCGCAGCGCGACTTCATGATTGCGCTGACGCAGCTCGAGGTAGCGACCGCCGAAGTTGCAGGCACGCAGATCAACTCGTACTACCGCGCCGACGACCGGGGCGCGGGCCAGAGCGCGCTGCAGGCGGCCGCCAATGCGCTGAGCGCGTTCAACAAGCGCTACGGGCCCTACCCGCTGCGCGAGCTCGACGTAGTCGAAATCGCCGCCGGCACCTTTCTGGGCGTCGAATACCCTGGCCTGATCGCAATCGAACAGAGCCTGTACGCCAGCGGCGACGGACTCGAGATCACCGTGGCGCACGAGGTCGGCCACCAGTGGTGGTATAGCCAGGTCGGCAACGACGTGCAGACCAGCTCGTGGCTCGACGAGGCGCTGGCGAGCTACTCGCAGATCGTGTACCAGGAGGAGATCTACGGCCCGGCCGCAGCGGCGCAGGAGCTCGAGGGCTTCCGGCAGCGCTACCGGCGCGTGCTGGCGCAGGGGCTCGACGCGCCGGCGCAACAGCCGAACAGCGCGTTTCGCGGCAACTACGTGACGCTGGTATACGGCAAGGCCGTGCTGTTCTTCCAGGCCATGCGCGCGCAGATCGGCGATGCCGCGTTCGACCGCTTTCTGCACGACTACTACGCCAGCCAGCGCTACAACTATGTGAATGGCGACACACTGCGCGCCACGGCCGAGGCCAGCTGCGCCTGCGACCTGCGCCAGCTGTACGACGACTGGATCACGCGCGCGGTGCCGCTCGAGGTGCCGTAG
- a CDS encoding aldehyde dehydrogenase family protein: MTDTAEYRFVLAGEQRAGVPYTVACPYDGAPIATVHRAGPADLEQATQAAVRAFAATRALPGHRRAAVLRKVADTIAARAEELARTIALEAGKPIRQARIEVGRSVGTFATAAEEATRFHDEVLHLDALAGGEGRPAIVRRFPIGPIAAIAPFNFPLNLVSHKLAPAIAAGCPVVLKPASQTPISALKLAGIILEAGWPAEALSVLPINSRDAAPLVEDDRFALLTFTGSPAVGWAMKGRAGRKRVTLELGGNAGVIVHDDANLAFAAERCVVGGYSYAGQSCISVQRVFVHAGAYEQFMDAFVPRVRALKVGHPLDEATDLGSVINADEGERVGAWLAEARAAGAECLVGGDVRQGVVQPTVVVRAGPELKVNRQELFAPVVTVQTYTTFEQALAAVNDSNFGLQAGVFTNDIKRIFQAYEALEVGGVMVNEVPTWRLDPMPYGGVKQSGFGREGLRYAIEEMTEPRLLVINLS, translated from the coding sequence ATGACGGATACAGCGGAGTATCGCTTCGTACTGGCCGGCGAGCAGCGTGCCGGCGTGCCTTACACCGTGGCCTGCCCCTACGACGGCGCGCCAATCGCCACGGTGCATCGCGCCGGGCCGGCCGATCTCGAGCAGGCGACGCAGGCGGCGGTGCGCGCATTCGCGGCCACGCGCGCGCTGCCGGGGCACCGGCGCGCGGCGGTGCTGCGCAAGGTAGCCGACACGATCGCGGCGCGGGCGGAGGAGCTGGCGCGCACGATCGCGCTGGAGGCCGGCAAGCCGATCAGGCAGGCGCGCATCGAGGTCGGCCGCAGCGTCGGCACCTTTGCCACCGCCGCCGAGGAGGCCACGCGCTTCCACGACGAAGTGCTGCACCTCGACGCGCTGGCGGGCGGTGAGGGCCGGCCGGCGATCGTGCGGCGCTTCCCGATCGGGCCGATCGCGGCGATTGCGCCGTTCAACTTCCCGCTCAACCTGGTGTCGCACAAGCTGGCCCCGGCGATTGCGGCCGGCTGCCCGGTGGTGCTGAAGCCGGCCTCGCAGACGCCGATCTCGGCGCTGAAGCTGGCCGGAATCATCCTCGAGGCCGGCTGGCCGGCCGAGGCGCTGAGCGTGCTGCCGATCAACAGCCGCGACGCCGCGCCGCTGGTGGAAGACGATCGCTTCGCGCTGCTGACCTTCACCGGGTCGCCGGCTGTGGGCTGGGCTATGAAAGGCCGCGCCGGCCGCAAGCGCGTGACGCTCGAGCTGGGCGGTAACGCCGGCGTGATCGTGCATGACGACGCGAACCTGGCGTTTGCGGCCGAGCGCTGCGTGGTGGGCGGCTACTCGTACGCCGGCCAGAGCTGCATCAGCGTGCAGCGCGTGTTCGTACACGCGGGCGCCTACGAGCAGTTTATGGACGCGTTTGTGCCCAGGGTGCGCGCGCTCAAGGTCGGCCACCCACTCGACGAAGCCACCGACCTGGGCTCGGTGATCAACGCCGACGAAGGCGAGCGCGTGGGCGCCTGGCTGGCCGAGGCGCGCGCGGCCGGCGCCGAGTGCCTGGTGGGCGGTGATGTACGCCAGGGCGTGGTGCAGCCGACGGTGGTGGTGCGGGCCGGGCCGGAGCTGAAGGTCAACCGCCAGGAGCTCTTCGCGCCGGTGGTGACGGTGCAGACGTATACGACCTTCGAGCAAGCCCTGGCGGCGGTGAACGATAGCAACTTTGGGCTACAGGCCGGCGTGTTCACCAACGACATCAAGCGCATATTCCAGGCCTACGAAGCGCTCGAGGTAGGCGGTGTGATGGTGAACGAGGTGCCGACCTGGCGGCTCGACCCCATGCCCTACGGCGGCGTGAAGCAGTCGGGCTTTGGGCGCGAGGGCCTGCGCTATGCGATCGAGGAGATGACCGAGCCGCGCTTACTGGTCATAAATCTGTCGTAA